A part of Tardiphaga sp. vice304 genomic DNA contains:
- a CDS encoding DUF1236 domain-containing protein has translation MRNIYLISTAIVLASTGMAVAQGTSPSPGGTTTAPASSQSPPPAAPAEKMAPAEKSAPTTSKDTPAAGMKGAPADKMAPKSESMKSDAPKSAADTKAPAPGAAETKAPATEPKPSAADQKAGAPKSSADTKSGEAKPQAADTKSAGAAPPAEKRTEISSAIKQEKVTEVTNVNFNISVGATIPATVQFHPLPTRIITIYPEWRGYDFILVRGRYIIVRPQTHEIVYIIEN, from the coding sequence ATGAGGAATATCTACTTAATCTCTACAGCTATCGTATTAGCGAGCACAGGAATGGCTGTTGCCCAGGGTACCAGTCCAAGTCCAGGCGGTACGACGACGGCTCCCGCCTCGTCTCAATCGCCACCTCCGGCAGCCCCTGCTGAAAAAATGGCCCCGGCCGAAAAGTCTGCCCCAACTACTTCAAAGGACACCCCAGCGGCGGGCATGAAAGGTGCCCCAGCCGATAAGATGGCTCCGAAGTCCGAGAGTATGAAGTCCGATGCGCCTAAGAGTGCGGCGGATACCAAGGCACCAGCGCCTGGTGCTGCAGAAACCAAGGCACCAGCGACTGAACCTAAACCCTCCGCTGCCGATCAAAAAGCCGGAGCGCCAAAGTCTTCAGCCGACACCAAATCTGGCGAAGCGAAGCCACAGGCGGCGGATACAAAGTCAGCAGGTGCTGCACCACCTGCGGAGAAGCGAACTGAAATCTCCTCTGCTATCAAGCAGGAGAAGGTGACTGAAGTTACCAATGTGAACTTCAACATTTCCGTTGGCGCCACGATTCCAGCGACCGTGCAGTTTCATCCTCTTCCGACTCGCATCATCACGATTTATCCTGAATGGCGTGGATACGATTTCATTCTAGTGCGTGGCCGATACATTATTGTTCGTCCGCAAACCCATGAGATCGTCTACATTATCGAGAATTAA
- a CDS encoding tyrosine-type recombinase/integrase has protein sequence MSNNTMLYVMYRMGYHGRATVHGFRALASTTLNEARIRPDLIEKQLAHEERKKVRAAYNRALYLAERRA, from the coding sequence ATGAGCAATAATACGATGCTGTATGTGATGTACCGCATGGGATATCACGGGCGAGCGACAGTCCACGGCTTCCGGGCACTGGCATCCACAACTCTCAACGAGGCCAGGATTCGGCCTGATCTTATAGAGAAGCAGTTAGCGCACGAGGAGAGGAAAAAGGTTCGTGCTGCTTACAACCGTGCTCTGTATCTGGCCGAACGTCGGGCATGA
- a CDS encoding L,D-transpeptidase family protein: MNNCIFRNAGLVILLIIGPIASSFASERINANTIENAQFTKKLAPTDTVNPIAVKVQVFLDRAKFSPGEIDGKLGENLEKALTAYSASRNLPVGKELTADLWAKLVSDAEPVLTEYVLTDKDVQGPFLEKIPAKLDDMKSLKALSYRNVREKIAERFHMSEGLLVVLNPGTKFDVFGQKIAVANVLRAAEEVKKERISRIEVDKDAQTVKAFDKAGAVVAFYPATVGSDEKPTPSGTLKVVSIDRNPTYRYNPDYKFKGVKSKKPFVIGPGPNNPVGIEWIGLNAEGYGIHGTPEPSKVSKTESHGCVRLTNWDVERLAAMTSKGTPVVFLQSADKTEN; encoded by the coding sequence ATGAATAATTGTATCTTTCGAAATGCCGGGCTTGTCATCCTGCTAATCATCGGCCCGATTGCGTCTTCATTTGCCTCAGAACGCATCAATGCCAATACCATTGAAAATGCTCAGTTCACCAAGAAGCTTGCTCCGACTGACACGGTCAACCCCATCGCAGTAAAGGTTCAAGTCTTTCTCGATAGGGCTAAATTTTCTCCCGGTGAGATTGATGGCAAGCTTGGAGAAAATTTGGAAAAGGCGCTAACGGCATACTCCGCTTCACGGAATCTTCCGGTTGGAAAGGAGCTAACTGCTGATCTTTGGGCAAAGCTCGTTTCCGATGCGGAGCCTGTTTTGACGGAGTACGTCTTGACGGACAAAGATGTCCAAGGCCCCTTCCTCGAAAAAATCCCCGCAAAGTTAGACGACATGAAGAGTCTGAAAGCCCTAAGTTATCGAAACGTTCGAGAGAAAATCGCTGAACGATTTCATATGAGCGAGGGGCTGTTAGTGGTCCTCAATCCAGGCACGAAGTTTGATGTTTTCGGTCAGAAGATTGCGGTGGCCAATGTCTTAAGGGCGGCTGAAGAAGTAAAAAAAGAAAGGATATCCCGTATCGAAGTTGATAAGGACGCTCAGACAGTAAAGGCTTTCGACAAGGCTGGTGCCGTGGTTGCGTTTTATCCGGCAACGGTGGGGAGTGACGAAAAGCCGACACCCTCCGGCACGTTGAAGGTCGTTTCGATAGATCGGAATCCGACGTACCGATATAATCCTGATTACAAATTCAAGGGGGTTAAATCGAAGAAACCGTTCGTTATCGGTCCCGGACCGAATAATCCTGTTGGAATCGAATGGATTGGTCTAAATGCCGAAGGCTACGGAATTCATGGGACGCCGGAGCCATCAAAGGTTAGCAAGACCGAATCTCATGGCTGTGTCCGTCTGACGAATTGGGATGTCGAACGGCTGGCTGCGATGACCAGTAAAGGGACGCCGGTAGTCTTCTTGCAAAGTGCAGACAAAACCGAGAACTAG
- a CDS encoding phasin family protein yields the protein MSKRSKSSGLKNSTMLARAKGSMAEAAPKKQTPTETIFVTPVSTTGTVSDPDPLEAVAATQEKIAQEFIAPSVPGAACADAPEPASYGRPSANPTLWDFSAKVLGIAQANAICASNFVKHCSTAKTPQDIIAAASEFYKKQGRLLGQQSNDMFEMLAGPKH from the coding sequence ATGAGCAAGCGATCTAAATCGTCGGGCTTGAAGAATTCGACAATGCTGGCTAGGGCTAAGGGCAGCATGGCTGAAGCTGCTCCGAAGAAGCAGACGCCCACCGAAACCATTTTTGTTACTCCTGTTTCGACGACGGGCACTGTTTCCGATCCTGATCCCCTTGAGGCCGTAGCGGCGACTCAAGAAAAGATTGCACAAGAGTTTATCGCACCGTCCGTGCCAGGTGCCGCTTGTGCGGATGCACCAGAGCCAGCGTCTTATGGGAGACCGTCGGCCAATCCGACACTGTGGGATTTTTCTGCAAAGGTTTTGGGAATCGCCCAAGCGAATGCCATCTGCGCATCAAATTTCGTCAAACATTGTTCAACGGCCAAAACACCTCAAGATATCATCGCAGCAGCGAGCGAATTTTACAAAAAGCAAGGCCGGCTTCTTGGACAGCAATCGAATGACATGTTTGAAATGTTGGCAGGTCCGAAGCATTGA
- a CDS encoding phasin, with protein sequence MKMQVPAQIKELAEKTVEQAEKAFTTFIEAAHKSVDMVPHPATDISKKTLSLTQQNMKAAFDHARNLLHATDLQHFMQIQSDFLKTQFTTAQEQMKQLGGDVMASTKKAASNEKTG encoded by the coding sequence ATGAAAATGCAGGTCCCTGCACAGATAAAAGAGTTGGCGGAAAAAACCGTCGAGCAGGCCGAAAAGGCTTTCACTACGTTTATCGAAGCGGCGCACAAGTCGGTCGATATGGTCCCTCACCCGGCAACAGATATCTCAAAGAAGACGCTGTCGTTGACGCAGCAGAATATGAAGGCGGCGTTCGACCATGCCCGCAACCTACTTCATGCCACCGATCTTCAACATTTCATGCAGATTCAGAGTGACTTCTTGAAAACCCAGTTCACGACTGCTCAGGAGCAAATGAAACAGTTGGGTGGAGACGTCATGGCCTCGACGAAGAAGGCCGCGTCCAACGAAAAAACCGGTTAG
- a CDS encoding PRC-barrel domain-containing protein yields MVSNKLLPIVFIGLAVLGAPSWAQTITKDRSDTTVSSHKEGQWRSSKVIGLNVYNDAKEKVGEVEEIIIDKSGRVSDVILGVGGFLGMGEHYVAVSMDKLTWINEPVRSTSTTTISTSPVNTPTVGTTDKGAVTGEVNRSNRPMRAGNEIWYPDHAVYNVSKDELKKMPQFKYN; encoded by the coding sequence ATGGTTTCGAATAAACTATTACCCATCGTATTCATTGGTCTTGCGGTTTTGGGTGCCCCGTCTTGGGCACAGACAATAACGAAAGATCGATCTGACACTACTGTCAGTTCTCACAAGGAAGGTCAGTGGCGATCTTCCAAGGTGATTGGCTTGAACGTCTACAACGACGCCAAAGAGAAAGTTGGCGAGGTCGAGGAGATCATCATCGATAAATCCGGCCGAGTGTCAGACGTTATCCTTGGCGTTGGTGGCTTTCTCGGAATGGGCGAACACTACGTAGCTGTTTCCATGGACAAGCTCACATGGATCAATGAGCCTGTTCGTTCGACCTCCACAACCACAATCTCAACATCACCCGTAAACACGCCTACGGTTGGTACAACCGACAAAGGCGCTGTGACAGGTGAGGTCAACCGGTCAAACCGTCCGATGCGGGCCGGAAATGAAATCTGGTACCCGGATCACGCTGTCTATAATGTTAGCAAAGATGAACTGAAAAAGATGCCGCAGTTTAAATATAACTAA
- a CDS encoding tyrosine-type recombinase/integrase, whose protein sequence is MSRTLKESRLTTKNARLKLDLGQHWRSLDPSIHLGYRKGKRGGFWIVRYYLGAERYKQTTLAKADDLLPADGTEFLSFEQASRAAKDYVGRQIKERLAAVAGPLLTVEVAINEYLQMREIRENAIHGGSTGTKRDARSRLRKHVLSSDLARRLLLDLEVEHFVKWRQQLSGLAPQSIKRLINDLKAALNFAVRNHRKQVAADFERVVRDGLKIDEPNISQGRQQILTPDQLLKIIVSAAKIDKAQSLHGDLHRMVVVMAATGARFSQIRRMVVSSVQPERKRLMMPKSRKGANKAVQIYPISITQDVIECLFPVTKGRSPDEPLLEHWIRKQTGFGKWVNSARGAWKNPSEMDGEWKAIVADAGLPDGTIPYALRHTSIHRMITANMPIRTVAALHDNSVAMIEKNYTAFITDHIDQMAADIAVQLIYPDQSG, encoded by the coding sequence ATGTCCAGAACTCTCAAAGAATCAAGGCTGACCACCAAGAATGCTCGCCTTAAGCTGGACTTAGGACAACATTGGCGAAGCCTCGATCCATCCATCCACCTCGGGTACCGGAAAGGTAAAAGAGGAGGGTTTTGGATAGTGAGGTACTACCTGGGGGCGGAAAGATATAAGCAGACCACGTTAGCCAAGGCCGATGATCTCTTACCGGCAGATGGCACTGAGTTTTTAAGCTTTGAGCAAGCCTCCCGAGCAGCCAAGGATTATGTCGGGCGGCAAATCAAAGAAAGGCTCGCAGCAGTCGCTGGACCGCTCCTAACCGTTGAAGTGGCAATCAATGAATATCTGCAAATGCGAGAGATACGAGAAAACGCCATACATGGCGGCTCGACAGGGACGAAACGAGATGCTCGGTCTCGACTACGGAAGCATGTGCTTTCTTCGGACTTGGCCCGTAGGCTGCTACTTGACCTCGAAGTCGAACACTTCGTAAAGTGGAGACAGCAGCTATCGGGATTGGCACCGCAGTCGATCAAACGGCTTATCAACGACCTGAAGGCAGCGTTAAACTTCGCTGTAAGGAACCATCGAAAGCAAGTTGCGGCAGATTTTGAAAGGGTCGTGCGGGATGGCCTAAAAATTGATGAACCGAATATCAGCCAAGGCCGACAGCAAATCTTGACGCCCGATCAATTACTAAAAATTATTGTTTCAGCCGCAAAGATCGACAAAGCGCAGAGCCTGCACGGTGACCTGCACCGCATGGTCGTCGTCATGGCTGCGACGGGAGCACGGTTTTCGCAAATTCGTCGAATGGTAGTATCCAGCGTCCAACCCGAAAGGAAACGGTTGATGATGCCTAAGAGTAGGAAAGGAGCTAACAAAGCCGTTCAGATATACCCAATTTCGATAACTCAAGATGTTATCGAATGCTTGTTTCCCGTAACGAAAGGTCGGTCGCCGGATGAGCCTCTGCTCGAACACTGGATTCGAAAGCAGACTGGTTTCGGAAAATGGGTGAATAGTGCAAGAGGGGCTTGGAAAAATCCAAGCGAAATGGATGGAGAATGGAAAGCAATAGTTGCTGATGCCGGACTCCCTGATGGCACGATCCCGTATGCGCTGCGCCACACCAGCATTCATCGTATGATTACTGCGAATATGCCAATCCGGACCGTGGCTGCTCTTCACGACAACTCGGTGGCGATGATAGAAAAAAACTACACAGCTTTCATCACCGACCATATCGACCAGATGGCAGCGGACATCGCTGTGCAGCTTATCTATCCAGATCAAAGTGGGTGA
- a CDS encoding DUF1214 domain-containing protein, producing MKRRNLLLVAGAAIVAGCSTTSGGGTAAPAVKRKEISTHRSGTARPLLRALVTASLAALFHFGGAQAAPVERVTLDNYVRAETDRYFSERVNSSGIGRLSHDRQGVDIDHQPVVRMNRDTPYSRVVLDLTTPATLVLPNVGTRFQSAMVINEDHFIKLVIYGPGERTITKEMVGTRYAFISIRTFVNPDDPEDWKRLHAAQDGIALTQASPGRLDVPNWDTAARDKLSGLLRQMAPFVASSRGMFGDVDAVDKVAHLVGTAGGWGGNREQDALYLNVVPPANDGKTAYTLTLGDVPVDGFWSVSVYNAGGFYQKNPQKAYSLNNVTVKPGPDGKVTLRFGGDPRQPNYLPIVPGWNYTVRLYRPRAEILDGTWRFPALVAVSAP from the coding sequence ATGAAACGAAGGAACCTCTTGCTCGTCGCCGGCGCGGCGATCGTCGCAGGCTGCTCGACCACCAGCGGCGGAGGCACCGCCGCGCCGGCGGTCAAGCGCAAGGAGATCTCCACACACCGCAGCGGCACCGCCAGGCCGCTTCTCCGCGCCCTGGTCACAGCGTCGCTCGCTGCACTCTTCCACTTCGGCGGCGCGCAGGCCGCGCCGGTCGAACGCGTGACGCTCGACAACTACGTTCGAGCCGAGACCGATCGCTACTTCAGCGAGCGAGTGAATAGCAGCGGCATCGGCCGCCTGTCGCACGATCGGCAGGGCGTCGACATCGACCATCAGCCGGTGGTGCGGATGAACCGCGATACGCCGTACAGCCGCGTGGTGCTCGACCTAACCACGCCCGCCACGCTCGTCCTGCCCAACGTCGGCACGCGCTTCCAGTCGGCGATGGTCATCAACGAGGACCATTTCATCAAGCTCGTGATCTACGGTCCGGGCGAGCGGACCATCACGAAGGAAATGGTGGGAACGCGCTACGCGTTCATCAGCATCCGGACCTTCGTCAACCCTGACGATCCCGAAGACTGGAAGCGCCTGCACGCGGCGCAGGACGGCATCGCTCTCACCCAGGCCAGTCCTGGCAGGCTGGACGTGCCCAACTGGGATACGGCCGCACGCGACAAGCTCAGCGGGCTCCTGCGGCAGATGGCGCCCTTCGTGGCGAGCAGCCGCGGCATGTTCGGCGACGTCGACGCTGTAGACAAGGTCGCGCACCTGGTGGGCACCGCCGGCGGCTGGGGCGGCAACCGCGAGCAGGACGCGCTGTACCTGAACGTCGTTCCGCCGGCCAACGACGGCAAGACCGCCTACACGTTGACGCTCGGCGACGTGCCGGTGGACGGTTTCTGGTCGGTCAGCGTCTACAACGCCGGGGGCTTCTATCAGAAGAACCCGCAGAAGGCTTACTCGCTGAACAACGTGACCGTGAAGCCGGGCCCGGACGGCAAGGTGACGCTCCGCTTCGGCGGCGATCCCCGCCAGCCCAACTACCTGCCGATTGTGCCTGGCTGGAATTACACCGTGCGCCTGTACCGTCCGCGCGCCGAGATCCTCGACGGCACCTGGCGCTTCCCCGCCTTGGTGGCGGTGTCAGCGCCATGA
- a CDS encoding HlyD family secretion protein: MMGALFLTYIALVWLVFDKLRLMRMSLPVTIALAAVGPLFAGYILLSMNNYHPSSADARVFQHIVPIVPHISTPGRVQEVVAQPNTAMKKGEVIFTIDPRPFQFDVSRLEAALAAAEQTVPQLKTALDQASATAEKAGVQFALARAEYDRQSDLFEKKVVAQATLDRAERNLETAKQGVAEVQAAEQRAKLAYDSNVGGENTSVAQVRQQLEQARYNLAEATVRAPCDGYVTNMQLEAGAVVSAAASVVPFICNRDERHKGIVVASFMQSGYLQIMPGDYAEVVFPLYPGRVFTGKVETTIDVAAEGQLQATGLFPAITRVNESRFPVRIKLDQASGLRLPAGAQGDAAVFTGNVQIAGVIRMALMRMTSWTNYLFLTG; this comes from the coding sequence ATGATGGGGGCGCTCTTCCTCACCTACATTGCGCTTGTCTGGCTCGTGTTCGACAAGCTGCGTCTGATGCGGATGAGTTTGCCGGTCACGATAGCGCTCGCTGCAGTCGGCCCGCTCTTCGCCGGTTACATTCTCCTGTCGATGAACAATTATCATCCCTCGTCCGCCGATGCGCGTGTTTTCCAGCACATCGTGCCAATTGTCCCGCATATCAGCACACCGGGACGCGTGCAGGAGGTTGTCGCTCAACCCAACACGGCGATGAAAAAGGGCGAGGTGATCTTTACGATCGATCCGCGGCCATTCCAATTCGATGTCAGCCGGCTCGAAGCCGCGCTGGCCGCAGCCGAGCAGACTGTTCCACAGCTCAAGACTGCGCTGGACCAGGCCTCGGCTACAGCTGAAAAGGCGGGCGTTCAGTTCGCCCTCGCGCGTGCGGAGTACGACCGGCAGTCGGACCTTTTTGAAAAGAAGGTCGTGGCGCAGGCGACCCTCGACAGGGCCGAGCGGAACCTTGAAACAGCAAAACAAGGAGTCGCCGAGGTGCAGGCCGCCGAGCAGCGTGCGAAGCTGGCCTACGATTCGAACGTCGGCGGTGAGAACACTAGCGTAGCCCAGGTGAGGCAGCAACTCGAACAAGCACGCTATAATCTCGCAGAGGCGACGGTGCGTGCGCCATGCGATGGTTACGTCACCAACATGCAGCTCGAAGCTGGTGCCGTCGTCAGCGCGGCGGCCTCGGTCGTGCCTTTCATCTGTAATCGCGATGAACGGCACAAGGGAATTGTCGTCGCGTCCTTCATGCAGAGCGGATATCTGCAGATCATGCCGGGAGATTACGCCGAGGTAGTCTTTCCGCTCTATCCTGGTCGTGTGTTCACAGGAAAAGTCGAGACGACCATCGATGTCGCAGCCGAGGGGCAGCTGCAAGCGACAGGTCTTTTCCCTGCGATAACGCGCGTGAATGAATCGCGGTTTCCGGTTCGCATCAAGCTGGATCAAGCGAGCGGATTGCGGCTGCCAGCTGGCGCGCAGGGCGATGCCGCGGTGTTCACTGGTAATGTGCAGATCGCCGGCGTCATTCGCATGGCTTTGATGCGAATGACGAGCTGGACCAACTACCTATTCCTGACAGGATAG